In Citrus sinensis cultivar Valencia sweet orange chromosome 4, DVS_A1.0, whole genome shotgun sequence, one DNA window encodes the following:
- the LOC127901771 gene encoding uncharacterized protein LOC127901771: IQYADLEVNFELKSGLIHLLPKFHGFAGEDPHKHLKEFHVVCSSMRPQGVTEEQIKLRAFPFSVDGLAKDWLYYLPPGSITTWNGLKKQFLEKYFPASRAANIRKDICGIRQLPEETLYEYWERFKQLCASCPQHQISDQLLIQYFYEGLSLMDRSMIDAASGGVLVNKTPTQARELISNMAANAQQFGSRQDATTRTVNEATTVSIQNLENQMSQLATTVSRLESQVLGRLPSQSEVNPKQNVSAVIVRSGTELQEPSKKVTKHVEDELEKNELMPKSQDAQPTRAKPLPIVIPPPFPSRFTKSKKEEQEKDILETFRKVEVNIPLLDAIKQIPRYAKVLKELCTSKRKLRGDEKVHMGENVSAVLQKKLPPKCKDPGMFTIPCKIGSVRVEKAMLDLGASINVMPRSIYSSLNVGPLKETGVIIQLADRSNAYPDGVLEDVLVQVNELVFPADFYVLDMEDDNSSNSVPILLGKPFLKTARTKMDVHKGTLTMEFDGEVIEFNMNDAMKYPSEEHSVFSVDVINTIVQELRFGVRPLTKFLRLTVIA, translated from the exons attcaatatgcagatttggaggtaaattttgaattaaagtctggtcttattcatttattacccaagtttcatggttttgcaggtgaagatcctcataaacatcttaaggagtttcatgttgtgtgCTCAAGTATGAGGCCACAAGGCGTGACTGAAGAGCAGATTAAGCTGCGTGCTTTTCCGTTCTCTGTAGATGGGCTAGCTAAAGATTGGTTATACTACTTGCCTCCTGGATCGATTACAACgtggaatggtttgaagaagcagttccttgagaagtactttcctgcttcaagagctgccaacatcagaaaagatatttgtgggatcagacaacttcctgaggagactttgtatgagtattgggagcgattcaaacaattgtgtgccagctgtcctcagcatcagatttctgatcaacttcttattcaatatttttacgaaggactgtcattgatggataggagtatgatagatgctgctagtggaggcgtgttggtgaacaagacccCTACTCAAGCAAGGGAGTTGATCTCAAATATGGCTGCCAACGCACAACAATTTGGCAGCAGACAAGATGCCACTACAAGAAcggtgaatgag gcAACTACAGTAAGCATTCAGAACTTGGAGAaccaaatgagtcaattggcgactacagtgagccgtctggagtctcaagtattagggagattgccttcacaatctgaggtgaatccaaagcaaaacgtTAGTGCTGTCATCGTTAGAAGTGGGACGGAGTTGCAAGAgcctagtaagaaagtgacaaagcatgtagaggatgagcttgagaagaatgaattgatgcctaAATCTCAAGATGCACAACCCACCAGAGCGAAACCCCTACCTATTGTGATACCTCCTCCTTTTCCAAGCCGGTTTACAAAATCCAAGaaggaggaacaagagaaagacatccttgagacatttcgcaaggttgaggtaaatattcctttattagatgctataaaacaaatacctcgatatgctaaagtccttaaggaactgtgcacctccaaaagaaaattaagaggagatgaaaaagttcacatgggggagaatgtttcagcagttctccaaaagaaactacctcctaagtgcaaggatccaggtatgtttactatcccttgtaaaattggtagtgttagagttgaaaaggctatgttagatctaggagcttctattaatgtcatgcctcgttccatttattcatctttgaatgttggtccattaaaagaaactggcgtgataattcaactagctgatagatctaatgcatatcctgatggggtattagaagatgtcttagtacaagttaatgagttggtttttcctgctgatttttatgtacttgatatggaagatgataactcctctaattctgtcccaattttgctaggaaaaccttttcttaagactgctaggactaaaatggatgtacataaagggactctcactatggaatttgatggagaggttatagaattcaatatgaatgatgccatgaaatatcctagtgaggaacattcagtattttctgtggatgttattaacaCTATAGTGCAGGAA ttgagattcGGAGTCCGACCTCTGACAAAGTTTTTAAGGTTAACGGTCATCgcttaa
- the LOC102613377 gene encoding uncharacterized protein LOC102613377: MSGRKLVVRYNGLGVPVVPEATELASFIVLLGRTSIPNINQEWRKVIPYLKSRLWEFIKERFIVHPNSKKQVFQALGNAFINFKYLLTTKYILPHKHNCKRLKRPPFQYSHIPQNVWDKFVNSRLSTEFERIRRQQQNKRADNKWNHRLSRKGYAGLLDEICSKTGLVETEVNRSVAWKCVRKMKNGEYDPDVDSVVKKIDALEEKAKKGEFKADARNDILARSIERPATSGHIQGVGKFISPKMYFDTPNNSF, from the exons ATGAGTGGCAGGAAGCTTGTAGTCAGGTACAATGGGCTCGGTGTACCTGTTGTCCCTGAAGCTACTGAATTAGCAAGCTTTATTGTGCTGTTGGGCCGTACTTCTATTCCGAATATTAACCAAGAATGGAGAAAGGTTATTCCATATTTAAAAAGCCGTTTGTGGGAGTTTATTAAg GAACGTTTTATTGTTCATCCAAATAGTAAGAAGCAAGTTTTCCAAGCACTTGGTAATGCATTCATAAACTTCAAGTACTTGCTCACCACAAAGTATATCTTGCCACACAAGCACAATTGTAAAAGGTTGAAGCGACCACCTTTTCAGTATAGTCATATTCCTCAAAATGTTTGGGATAAATTTGTGAATTCTAGATTGTCCACTGAGTTTGAG AGAATTAGGCGTCAACAGCAAAATAAGAGGGCTGACAACAAGTGGAACCATCGTTTAAGTAGAAAAGGATATGCTGGATTGCTTGATGAAATT TGCTCGAAAACTGGACTTGTCGAAACTGAAGTTAACAGGAGTGTAGCATGGAAGTGTGTTAGGAAGATGAAAAACGGTGAATATGATCCTGATGTTGATTCAGTTGTGAAGAAGATT GATGCACTGGAAGAGAAAGCTAAAAAAGGAGAATTTAAAGCTGATGCAAGAAATGATATTCTTGCACGTTCAATTGAAAGGCCTGCCACTTCCGGACATATACAGGGTGTTGGGAAATTTATATCGCCTAAGATGTACTTTGACACCCCAAACAATTCATTTTAG